One stretch of Nitrospirota bacterium DNA includes these proteins:
- a CDS encoding FAD-binding protein produces the protein MNTLESSRELVDEKRGRRRDQTFAPVSIEEKEERLHAFHPDYHAKGYRNIRVGANKGDKTVHELAELLEAQSPVYQKEVNLQPTLNTDVLILGGGGAGAAAALVAKATGADVLIATKLRFGDCNTVMAEGGMQAAAGKEDSPIIHFKDTMRGGQFKNDPQLLRTLVEEGPEAAQWLLNLGVSFDRDEEGNLKLKGGGGTSRARLLTCKDYTGLELMRTLKDAVLNENVKILEFSPAVELLSNAQGHCTGAVLKNLDTGQWIIVQAKTIILTTGGIGRLHIQGFPTSNHFGATADGLPLAYRLGAALTMADTFQYHPTGVIYPVQMEGLLVTEAIRGAGAQLVNGEGERFVYELETRDFVAASIIRECQEGRGVETPSGKKGVWLDFPMVNLKNGPEHLDQHFPNMIRQFSRFQLNIRKEPILIYPTLHYQNGGVRINRDGESDIKNLYVAGEASGGVHGRNRLMGNSLLDIIVYGRRAGRAAAEKAKSTEWSPLTLGHLDRFNQELQKENIHPVKTSPMLFPDYVRKEEVTKKSA, from the coding sequence ATGAATACATTAGAATCTTCTCGTGAACTGGTCGATGAAAAGCGGGGTCGAAGAAGGGATCAGACTTTCGCGCCTGTGTCGATCGAAGAAAAAGAGGAACGGCTTCATGCTTTTCATCCCGATTATCATGCGAAGGGATATCGAAATATCCGGGTCGGGGCGAATAAGGGCGATAAGACGGTTCATGAGCTGGCAGAGCTTCTCGAAGCCCAGAGCCCGGTGTATCAAAAAGAGGTTAATCTCCAGCCGACACTGAACACAGATGTGCTGATTTTAGGCGGAGGAGGTGCCGGGGCCGCGGCTGCGCTGGTTGCCAAAGCGACCGGGGCCGATGTCCTCATTGCCACCAAGCTCCGTTTTGGCGATTGCAATACTGTTATGGCCGAAGGGGGTATGCAGGCGGCAGCGGGGAAAGAAGATTCACCCATCATCCATTTTAAAGATACGATGAGAGGCGGACAGTTCAAGAATGACCCCCAGCTCCTGAGAACCCTGGTTGAAGAGGGACCTGAAGCCGCACAGTGGCTTCTTAATCTGGGTGTTTCCTTCGATCGAGACGAAGAAGGAAACCTGAAATTAAAAGGGGGTGGCGGAACCAGCCGGGCGCGCCTTTTGACATGTAAGGATTATACCGGGCTCGAACTCATGAGGACGCTGAAAGACGCCGTCCTGAATGAAAATGTAAAAATTCTTGAGTTTTCCCCTGCGGTGGAACTTCTATCAAATGCTCAGGGGCACTGTACTGGAGCGGTTCTCAAAAACCTTGACACAGGCCAGTGGATCATCGTGCAGGCCAAGACCATTATTTTGACGACAGGAGGCATCGGGCGGCTTCATATTCAGGGATTCCCGACCTCAAATCACTTTGGCGCCACCGCAGACGGTCTCCCTCTGGCCTATCGGCTGGGAGCGGCGCTTACCATGGCCGACACTTTCCAATATCACCCGACCGGCGTCATTTATCCCGTGCAAATGGAAGGTCTATTGGTGACAGAAGCCATTCGGGGAGCGGGTGCCCAGCTTGTCAATGGAGAAGGTGAGCGGTTTGTCTACGAATTGGAAACGCGCGATTTTGTCGCGGCTTCGATTATCAGGGAATGCCAGGAAGGGAGAGGCGTGGAGACGCCTTCCGGAAAGAAAGGGGTCTGGCTTGACTTTCCGATGGTGAATCTGAAAAATGGGCCAGAACACCTCGATCAACATTTTCCAAACATGATTCGCCAATTTTCAAGATTTCAGCTGAATATCCGGAAAGAACCGATTCTGATTTATCCAACACTTCATTATCAAAACGGTGGCGTCAGAATCAATCGCGATGGAGAGTCGGATATCAAGAATCTTTATGTGGCCGGAGAAGCTTCGGGTGGAGTGCATGGGAGAAACCGGTTGATGGGCAATTCCCTTCTCGATATCATCGTCTATGGCAGAAGAGCTGGACGGGCGGCTGCCGAAAAAGCCAAAAGCACGGAATGGTCTCCATTAACCCTGGGCCACCTGGATCGGTTCAATCAGGAACTCCAAAAAGAGAATATTCATCCGGTAAAAACATCGCCGATGCTCTTTC